One Streptomyces sp. RPA4-2 genomic window carries:
- a CDS encoding PP2C family protein-serine/threonine phosphatase has protein sequence MTKQTHIVTGTHRVATAGGVAVSFPAVRPRTLIAVVVASAVLLGVTLWGVIVPADVHLEVLLVAVPALTAAADNTRTTVSMTALACLGVVAVDADDGLPSSPILPIDVLGLLVVGVLVLVFRRMRDVDHRTLCAVRSVSETAQKALLPPLPCRMAGLEIATAYRSAAAHAHIGGDVYAAERVEHTVRMLIGDVRGNGLAAVDDAAAVIGAFREAAHRDVQLEHVALSLDAGVRRRVDQVSETDSNAAERFITALVLEIPDDLHVVRVISCGHPDSMRSHGADVDFLEVPQPAPPLGLGGDRAAYQVNTFRFEPEDTLLLHTDGLLETRDGAGAFYPALDRFALLAEDEPHYLIERLMSDLTVHAGGEVQDDVAMVAVRRRPATATESAGEGGHPASPVTGPEGRTLRCGAAKRAMRH, from the coding sequence ATGACGAAGCAGACACACATCGTGACAGGCACGCACCGCGTCGCGACTGCCGGGGGAGTTGCCGTCAGCTTCCCGGCGGTACGGCCACGAACGCTCATCGCGGTCGTGGTCGCCTCGGCCGTACTGCTCGGCGTCACCCTGTGGGGCGTGATCGTCCCGGCGGACGTCCACCTGGAAGTGTTGTTGGTGGCGGTGCCGGCGCTCACCGCCGCGGCGGACAACACGCGTACCACCGTCAGCATGACCGCCCTCGCCTGTCTCGGCGTGGTGGCGGTCGACGCCGACGACGGACTGCCCAGCTCACCGATCCTCCCGATCGACGTCCTGGGCCTGCTGGTCGTCGGCGTCCTGGTCCTCGTGTTCCGGCGCATGCGCGACGTGGACCACCGAACGCTCTGTGCGGTGCGCTCCGTCTCGGAGACAGCGCAGAAGGCGCTGCTCCCCCCGTTGCCCTGCCGTATGGCAGGGCTGGAGATCGCCACGGCCTACCGCTCGGCAGCCGCCCACGCACATATCGGCGGTGACGTGTACGCCGCCGAACGCGTCGAACATACGGTCCGCATGTTGATCGGCGACGTGCGGGGCAACGGCTTGGCGGCAGTCGACGACGCGGCAGCGGTCATCGGCGCGTTCCGCGAAGCCGCGCACCGCGACGTACAACTGGAGCATGTCGCCCTCTCCTTGGACGCCGGCGTGCGCCGCCGTGTCGACCAGGTCAGCGAGACGGACAGCAATGCGGCGGAGCGGTTCATCACCGCTCTCGTCCTGGAGATACCCGACGACTTGCACGTCGTCCGCGTGATCAGCTGCGGCCACCCCGACTCGATGCGCTCCCACGGCGCGGACGTGGACTTCCTCGAAGTGCCGCAGCCGGCACCACCGCTCGGCCTGGGCGGCGACCGGGCGGCCTATCAGGTCAACACCTTCCGATTCGAGCCGGAGGACACGCTGCTCCTGCACACCGACGGCCTCCTGGAGACCCGCGACGGGGCGGGTGCGTTCTACCCGGCACTGGACCGTTTCGCGCTCCTCGCCGAGGACGAACCGCACTACCTGATCGAACGCCTCATGAGTGACCTGACCGTCCATGCGGGCGGGGAGGTGCAGGACGACGTGGCCATGGTCGCGGTGCGCCGCCGGCCCGCGACGGCCACGGAGAGTGCCGGCGAGGGCGGCCACCCCGCGAGCCCCGTCACCGGCCCCGAAGGCCGGACGCTCCGTTGCGGAGCGGCGAAAAGGGCAATGAGGCACTGA